The following coding sequences lie in one Frigoribacterium sp. SL97 genomic window:
- a CDS encoding ABC transporter permease subunit has protein sequence MTATTPTRHRDRPVRPTSKLTFGGVLRSEVIKLRTLRSTWWCLAIMVVIIVGFGALFALSAGLFQAGEASTEQQQQIVAQSVSVGVVFGQLVASILGALVITGEFGTGMIRSTFATVPKRLPAVVAKLVVVALTLFVVSLVALVLTLLINSAILPSNDITVDFGDGALWRSVVGAAASIAFIGMIAFSLGAIIRNGAGAIAASVGLVFVLPIIVQIFTAFVDAAWVYTLAEIIPPNAAARLYDYVVSGQSAMALPSPDGALVLEPWSALLVLVGWVVVLFGLALALVKRRDV, from the coding sequence ATGACCGCCACGACCCCCACCCGTCACCGCGACCGACCCGTGCGCCCGACCTCGAAGCTCACCTTCGGCGGCGTGCTGCGCAGCGAGGTCATCAAACTACGTACGCTCCGCTCGACCTGGTGGTGCCTGGCGATCATGGTCGTCATCATCGTCGGCTTCGGGGCCCTGTTCGCCCTGAGCGCGGGCCTGTTCCAGGCCGGCGAGGCCAGCACCGAGCAACAACAGCAGATCGTCGCGCAGTCCGTCTCGGTCGGCGTGGTGTTCGGCCAGCTCGTCGCGTCGATCCTGGGCGCTCTCGTCATCACCGGTGAATTCGGCACGGGCATGATCCGGTCGACCTTCGCCACGGTGCCCAAGCGCCTGCCCGCGGTCGTCGCCAAGCTCGTCGTCGTCGCGCTGACGCTCTTCGTGGTGTCGCTGGTCGCCCTCGTCCTGACCCTGCTGATCAACAGCGCGATCCTGCCGTCGAACGACATCACGGTCGACTTCGGCGACGGTGCCCTCTGGCGCAGCGTGGTCGGAGCCGCGGCCTCGATCGCCTTCATCGGCATGATCGCCTTCTCGCTCGGGGCGATCATCCGCAACGGCGCCGGCGCCATCGCGGCCTCGGTCGGCCTGGTCTTCGTGCTGCCGATCATCGTGCAGATCTTCACGGCGTTCGTCGACGCCGCCTGGGTCTACACACTGGCCGAGATCATCCCGCCGAACGCCGCCGCCCGGCTCTACGACTACGTCGTCTCCGGCCAGTCGGCCATGGCCCTGCCGAGCCCCGACGGGGCCCTCGTCCTCGAGCCGTGGAGCGCCCTGCTGGTGCTCGTCGGCTGGGTCGTCGTGCTCTTCGGTCTGGCGCTCGCGCTCGTGAAGCGACGCGACGTCTGA
- a CDS encoding DHA2 family efflux MFS transporter permease subunit, with protein MSIDPSPPTTVGDSRAPESRAADTATAGADGDQAGTEARNKLVIGLLLVSAFVVILNETIMGVALPSLTRDLDITVTAGQWLTTGFMLTMAVVIPITGFLLQRFNTRPVFITAMSLFSLGTAISAIAPGFGVLLLGRVVQASGTAIMMPLLMTTVLTLVPPATRGRTMGNISIVISVAPAIGPTISGVILSVLEWRFMFILVLPIALVALALGAARVKNVTTPKKVPLDVTSVILSAFAFGGIVFGLSSIGEGAEAAVPAWVPLAVGVVALVAFVLRQRSLQRRDRALLDLRTFSSRTFTISASVLGVGMIALFGTLIVLPIYLQNVHGLDPLATGLLLLPGGLVQGLLSPVVGRLFDKYGPTVLLVPGTTLVSAVLWFMSTVSESTPIPMVLAAHVALSIGLAFMFTPLFTSGLGSLPSNLYSHGSAIVGTVQQLAGAAGTAVFVTVMTLAATAAASQSGAGAAATGAGVRAAFLVGAIISVFAVVGSFFVRRPPVVEGAEPVVAH; from the coding sequence TTGAGCATCGACCCCTCTCCCCCGACGACCGTCGGCGACAGCCGAGCCCCCGAGAGCCGAGCCGCCGACACCGCGACGGCGGGCGCCGACGGCGACCAGGCCGGCACCGAGGCGCGCAACAAGCTCGTCATCGGGCTGCTGCTCGTGTCGGCCTTCGTCGTGATCCTCAACGAGACGATCATGGGCGTCGCCCTGCCGAGCCTCACCCGCGACCTCGACATCACCGTCACGGCGGGCCAGTGGCTGACCACGGGCTTCATGCTCACCATGGCCGTCGTCATCCCGATCACGGGCTTCCTGCTGCAGCGCTTCAACACCCGCCCGGTGTTCATCACCGCGATGAGCCTCTTCAGCCTCGGGACGGCCATCTCGGCGATCGCTCCCGGCTTCGGCGTGCTGCTGCTCGGCCGCGTCGTGCAGGCCTCGGGCACGGCGATCATGATGCCGCTGCTGATGACCACCGTGCTCACCCTCGTGCCGCCGGCCACGCGCGGCCGCACGATGGGCAACATCTCGATCGTCATCTCGGTCGCACCGGCCATCGGCCCGACGATCTCGGGCGTCATCCTGAGCGTGCTCGAGTGGCGCTTCATGTTCATCCTCGTGCTGCCGATCGCCCTCGTGGCGCTCGCGCTCGGTGCCGCCCGCGTCAAGAACGTCACCACGCCGAAGAAGGTGCCCCTCGACGTCACCTCGGTGATCCTGTCGGCCTTCGCCTTCGGTGGCATCGTCTTCGGGCTCAGCTCGATCGGCGAAGGGGCCGAGGCCGCCGTCCCCGCCTGGGTGCCGCTGGCCGTCGGCGTCGTCGCGCTCGTCGCGTTCGTGCTGCGTCAGCGCTCGCTGCAGCGTCGCGACCGCGCCCTGCTCGACCTGCGCACGTTCTCGTCGCGCACCTTCACGATCTCGGCGTCGGTGCTCGGCGTCGGCATGATCGCCCTCTTCGGCACCCTGATCGTCCTGCCGATCTACCTGCAGAACGTGCACGGCCTCGACCCGCTCGCCACCGGGCTGCTGCTGCTGCCCGGCGGCCTCGTCCAGGGCCTGCTGTCGCCCGTCGTGGGACGCCTGTTCGACAAGTACGGTCCGACCGTGCTGCTCGTGCCCGGCACCACCCTGGTCAGCGCGGTGCTGTGGTTCATGTCCACGGTGTCCGAGTCCACCCCGATCCCGATGGTCCTCGCCGCCCACGTCGCCCTCAGCATCGGCCTGGCCTTCATGTTCACGCCGCTGTTCACCTCGGGCCTCGGGTCGCTGCCGTCGAACCTGTACTCGCACGGCAGCGCGATCGTCGGCACGGTGCAGCAGCTGGCGGGCGCCGCCGGCACCGCCGTGTTCGTCACCGTGATGACCCTGGCCGCCACCGCGGCGGCCAGCCAGTCCGGTGCCGGAGCCGCCGCCACGGGAGCCGGCGTGCGCGCCGCATTCCTGGTCGGCGCGATCATCTCGGTGTTCGCCGTCGTGGGGTCGTTCTTCGTCCGGCGCCCGCCGGTCGTCGAGGGCGCCGAGCCGGTCGTCGCGCACTAA
- a CDS encoding MFS transporter, which translates to MTSSPTTSSNGGPGGGTRSLVPARMDRLPWTRFHWSIVVGLGFSWVLDGLEIQIVASAGFQADLGLTAAEVGLLGTIYLVGQVFGALIFGRMADSLGRKKLFILTLAIYLVASAIAGLSPNFVFLAVFRFFAGAGIGGEYAAINSAIDELIPSKYRGRVDIAINGTYWGGAALGATANIFLLDPDLFAENVGWRIGFFIGPVLGLAIIYLRRHIPESPRWLMTHGREKEAEATVDDIEARVEKDKGTDHLTPVSDDQAIEVVAAGRIGFGTIIRTLVHDYPKRTFVGAAMMITQSFLYNAIFFTYALVLQNFYGTSPSSTQYFFLIFAVGNLLGPLVLGPLFDSWGRRQMIFLTYAVSAAVLAVSAILFQADVLNAATQTAFWSVSFFFASAGASSAYLTVSEIFPLELRSQVIGYFFALGQIVGAVAPSLYGALIGDGSDRGPLTGGYFLGAGVMLVGGVIALIFGVDAARKSLETITTPLSVVPSSKQSPRS; encoded by the coding sequence ATGACAAGCTCACCCACCACCTCGTCGAACGGCGGCCCGGGCGGAGGCACGCGCAGCCTCGTCCCGGCCCGGATGGACCGTCTGCCGTGGACGAGGTTCCACTGGTCGATCGTCGTGGGCCTGGGGTTCTCCTGGGTGCTCGACGGGCTCGAGATCCAGATCGTGGCTTCGGCCGGGTTCCAGGCGGACCTCGGGCTCACCGCCGCCGAGGTCGGGCTGCTGGGCACGATCTACCTCGTCGGCCAGGTCTTCGGGGCCCTCATCTTCGGGCGGATGGCCGACAGCCTCGGCCGCAAGAAGCTGTTCATCCTGACCCTGGCGATCTACCTCGTGGCGAGCGCCATCGCGGGACTGTCGCCGAACTTCGTCTTCCTGGCCGTGTTCCGGTTCTTCGCCGGTGCGGGGATCGGCGGGGAGTACGCCGCCATCAACTCGGCGATCGACGAACTCATCCCGTCGAAGTACCGCGGACGCGTCGACATCGCGATCAACGGGACGTACTGGGGCGGCGCGGCCCTGGGCGCGACGGCCAACATCTTCTTGCTCGACCCCGACCTGTTCGCCGAGAACGTCGGCTGGCGCATCGGGTTCTTCATCGGCCCCGTGCTCGGCCTCGCGATCATCTACCTGCGCCGCCACATCCCGGAGAGCCCGCGGTGGCTGATGACCCACGGACGCGAGAAGGAGGCCGAGGCGACGGTCGACGACATCGAGGCCCGCGTCGAGAAGGACAAGGGCACCGACCACCTCACCCCCGTGTCGGACGACCAGGCCATCGAGGTGGTCGCGGCGGGGCGGATCGGGTTCGGCACCATCATCCGCACCCTGGTACACGACTACCCGAAGCGAACCTTCGTCGGCGCCGCGATGATGATCACGCAGTCTTTTCTCTACAACGCGATCTTCTTCACCTACGCACTCGTGCTGCAGAACTTCTACGGCACGAGCCCCAGCAGCACGCAGTACTTCTTCCTGATCTTCGCCGTGGGAAACCTGCTCGGGCCGCTGGTGCTGGGGCCGCTGTTCGACAGCTGGGGTCGACGTCAGATGATCTTCCTGACGTACGCCGTGTCGGCGGCGGTGCTCGCCGTGTCGGCGATCCTGTTCCAGGCGGACGTGCTGAACGCCGCGACTCAGACCGCCTTCTGGAGCGTCTCGTTCTTCTTCGCCTCGGCAGGCGCGTCGTCGGCCTACCTGACGGTGAGCGAGATCTTCCCGCTCGAGCTACGGAGTCAGGTCATCGGCTACTTCTTCGCCCTCGGACAGATCGTCGGCGCCGTCGCTCCGAGCCTCTACGGCGCCCTCATCGGCGACGGGAGCGACCGGGGCCCCCTCACGGGCGGGTACTTCCTGGGCGCCGGCGTCATGCTGGTCGGCGGTGTCATCGCGCTCATCTTCGGAGTCGACGCGGCTCGCAAGTCGCTCGAGACGATCACCACTCCGCTGTCGGTCGTCCCCTCGTCGAAGCAGTCGCCGCGGAGCTGA
- a CDS encoding NAD(P)H-hydrate epimerase — protein MVEAWTAAQIREAERPHLEAGEPLMRRAADGLADVVRDVLRASSSSRDGRAGRILLLVGSGNNGGDALYAGESLARELMPQGGAVTVVPVGSRVHEAALAAALAAGAVLDDVEAWCDAAVVAGVLPAYDVLLDGLVGTGSNGAGLRGDSLRVVEAVLPVVTGATWGAGAEAAVASVTGRGAGTSPGGGSAADGDVTEPAPRVIAVDVPSGIGVDDGALPDPPHVLPADVTVTFGGHKVGLVVGPGAERAGRVVLVDIGIGPDLARMPPAVTTP, from the coding sequence ATGGTCGAGGCTTGGACGGCGGCACAGATCCGTGAGGCGGAGCGCCCACACCTGGAGGCGGGCGAACCCTTGATGAGGCGGGCGGCCGACGGTCTCGCGGACGTCGTGCGCGACGTGTTGCGCGCCTCCTCGTCCTCCCGGGACGGTCGTGCGGGCCGCATCCTGCTGCTCGTCGGAAGCGGCAACAACGGCGGTGACGCGCTCTACGCCGGGGAGTCGCTCGCCCGCGAGCTCATGCCACAGGGCGGCGCGGTGACGGTCGTGCCCGTGGGGTCACGGGTGCACGAGGCCGCCCTGGCCGCGGCGCTCGCGGCAGGGGCCGTGCTCGACGACGTCGAAGCCTGGTGCGATGCTGCGGTCGTGGCGGGGGTTCTGCCCGCGTACGACGTGCTGCTCGACGGACTGGTCGGGACGGGCTCGAACGGTGCGGGGCTCCGGGGGGATTCGCTGCGCGTGGTGGAGGCGGTGCTGCCGGTGGTCACTGGTGCGACATGGGGTGCGGGTGCAGAGGCGGCTGTGGCATCCGTGACGGGGAGGGGCGCAGGGACGTCCCCGGGCGGAGGTTCGGCTGCGGACGGCGACGTCACGGAGCCCGCACCACGAGTGATCGCGGTCGACGTTCCGAGCGGCATCGGGGTGGACGACGGGGCCCTCCCCGATCCGCCACACGTGCTGCCCGCGGACGTCACCGTCACGTTCGGCGGGCACAAGGTCGGGCTCGTCGTGGGCCCGGGGGCGGAGCGAGCCGGACGCGTCGTGCTCGTCGACATCGGCATCGGTCCGGACCTCGCGCGCATGCCCCCGGCGGTCACGACTCCCTGA
- a CDS encoding alpha/beta fold hydrolase, which translates to MRATTPNPVDGTEIAYEVDGDGPPLLLVHGSGLSRGTWRGLGYLRDLQRDFTVVALDMRGHGKSGKPHDPESYAMDLHRGDVGAVLDATGLEPAHYVGYSFGARIGLSVAAHEPRRLRTLTTIGGSWAPMNGNIGATFTPDWHDALTTGGMARFVDRWGETIGRPIDPETRLAFMQDDPIALAAFFTAAETGGGLTVPQLDSVEVPTLLLAGTRDVDRHRESQEAARRMPAAVFYSLVGQDHASSLLPVDQVTDLLRTFLETVDA; encoded by the coding sequence ATGCGTGCGACCACCCCGAACCCTGTCGACGGCACCGAGATCGCCTACGAGGTCGACGGGGACGGGCCGCCGCTCCTGCTCGTGCACGGCTCGGGCCTCTCGCGCGGCACCTGGCGGGGGCTCGGCTACCTCCGGGACCTGCAGCGCGACTTCACGGTGGTCGCGCTCGACATGCGCGGCCACGGCAAGAGCGGCAAGCCCCACGACCCCGAGTCGTACGCGATGGACCTGCACCGTGGTGACGTCGGCGCCGTGCTCGACGCCACGGGCCTCGAGCCCGCGCACTACGTCGGTTACTCGTTCGGCGCCCGCATCGGGCTGTCCGTCGCGGCGCACGAGCCCCGGCGCCTCCGGACGCTGACCACGATCGGTGGCAGCTGGGCCCCGATGAACGGCAACATCGGCGCGACCTTCACGCCCGACTGGCACGACGCCCTGACGACGGGTGGCATGGCCCGCTTCGTCGACCGCTGGGGCGAGACGATCGGCCGTCCGATCGATCCCGAGACCCGTCTGGCCTTCATGCAGGACGATCCGATCGCCCTGGCCGCCTTCTTCACCGCGGCCGAGACGGGTGGCGGCCTGACGGTCCCCCAGCTCGACTCGGTCGAGGTCCCCACCCTCCTGCTGGCCGGCACGCGGGACGTCGACCGCCATCGCGAGTCCCAGGAGGCCGCCCGCCGGATGCCGGCAGCCGTCTTCTACTCGCTCGTCGGCCAGGACCACGCCTCGTCGCTGCTCCCCGTCGACCAGGTGACCGACCTGCTGCGCACCTTCCTCGAGACCGTCGACGCCTGA
- a CDS encoding flavin monoamine oxidase family protein encodes MGISRRAFLTGSVSGAAILVLSACTTDSPAPTASPTPSATPTPTPTPTSSGTVAPAAFRRSSWADDPYSLGATSHLTPGTSDADRRLLGTPLDDRLFFAGEAVASTMGGTVYGARQWGFDVAAQVAGVAATDERIAVIGAGIAGATAARSLVDRGYDVVVVEARGRVGGRVHSVHDDDWPYPVELGVGLLEGPGSVALQAALALARVRTRPLDDTVEVRTSDGAVDSLGDAADRLDRAASWAVGRSTTTDADSGTSVTDALSGSGADEVSALPGPDGVSDADRLALVLDDLLPARWGAGADDLAASALGDDPARDLLPTGASVVTGGLSGFVAGLLDGLDVLRDSNVVRVQYGDQGVGLRLATGESLSVDRAVSTIPLGVLKTGVPEFSPDLPSTHTDAIEALGVGTREVLWLRFDEAFWSTQATVWAVLDDDAPYRLFVNLMPATGAPVLVALTGGDAAAEVAGLDDDAAMASAMQSLAPYLDLVAAGSPAPTDEPTADPTS; translated from the coding sequence ATGGGCATCAGTCGGCGAGCGTTCTTGACGGGATCGGTCTCGGGGGCCGCGATCCTCGTGCTGTCGGCCTGCACGACGGACTCCCCCGCGCCGACGGCCAGCCCCACCCCGTCCGCCACGCCGACCCCCACGCCGACGCCGACCTCGTCGGGCACGGTCGCCCCCGCTGCCTTCCGCCGCAGCTCGTGGGCCGACGACCCCTACTCCCTCGGGGCGACGAGCCACCTCACCCCCGGCACCTCCGACGCCGACCGCCGGTTGCTCGGCACCCCGCTCGACGACCGCCTCTTCTTCGCCGGAGAAGCCGTCGCCTCGACGATGGGCGGCACGGTCTACGGTGCGCGTCAGTGGGGCTTCGACGTCGCGGCGCAGGTCGCCGGGGTCGCCGCGACCGACGAACGCATCGCCGTGATCGGCGCCGGCATCGCGGGGGCGACCGCGGCGCGGTCCCTCGTCGACCGGGGCTACGACGTCGTGGTCGTCGAGGCCCGCGGCCGGGTCGGCGGCCGGGTGCACAGCGTGCACGACGACGACTGGCCCTACCCGGTCGAACTCGGCGTCGGCCTGCTCGAGGGCCCCGGGTCGGTGGCCCTCCAGGCCGCACTCGCCCTCGCCCGCGTCCGCACCCGGCCGCTCGACGACACCGTCGAGGTCCGGACGTCCGACGGTGCGGTCGACTCCCTCGGCGACGCCGCCGACCGTCTCGACCGGGCCGCGTCCTGGGCCGTGGGGCGCTCCACCACGACCGACGCCGACTCCGGTACGAGCGTCACCGACGCCCTCTCCGGCTCGGGGGCCGACGAGGTCTCGGCCCTTCCCGGTCCGGACGGGGTCTCGGACGCCGACCGTCTCGCCCTCGTGCTCGACGACCTCCTCCCGGCCCGATGGGGGGCCGGGGCCGACGACCTCGCCGCCTCGGCCCTCGGCGACGACCCCGCACGCGACCTGCTGCCCACCGGCGCCTCCGTGGTGACGGGTGGCCTCTCGGGCTTCGTCGCGGGCCTGCTCGACGGCCTCGACGTGCTCCGCGACAGCAACGTCGTCCGCGTCCAGTACGGCGACCAGGGCGTGGGGCTGAGGCTCGCGACCGGCGAGTCGCTCTCGGTCGACCGCGCGGTGTCGACGATCCCCCTGGGCGTGCTGAAGACCGGCGTGCCCGAGTTCTCGCCCGATCTGCCGTCCACCCACACGGACGCGATCGAGGCCCTCGGCGTCGGCACGCGCGAGGTGCTCTGGCTGCGCTTCGACGAGGCCTTCTGGTCCACCCAGGCCACGGTCTGGGCCGTGCTCGACGACGACGCCCCCTACCGGCTCTTCGTCAACCTCATGCCGGCGACCGGCGCGCCCGTGCTGGTCGCGCTGACGGGTGGCGACGCGGCGGCCGAGGTCGCCGGCCTCGACGACGACGCGGCGATGGCCTCGGCGATGCAGAGCCTGGCGCCCTACCTCGACCTCGTGGCCGCCGGGTCCCCCGCGCCCACCGACGAGCCGACGGCCGACCCGACGTCCTGA
- a CDS encoding Pr6Pr family membrane protein: MRRIVGVLRLLAAAVGVVALVADFVYVLGFSTFSSINYFSYFTQQSNMANVVVLAFAGVVSLRGRQEPDWFAGVHALVSTYVIVSGIVFGIIVAESASHDYRIEVPWSSQLLHFVIPTFVLVDWVFGPDRPRVRWRVLSVVLVFPLVWGVFMIVRGADVGWYPYFFLDPAQVTWPGEFLLYNGIALGTIVGVLVGLVALSHVRPHARARQGGGPASATCTASPAVDGRGGAGQDVGSAVGSSVGAGDPAATRSR, translated from the coding sequence GTGCGACGGATCGTCGGCGTCCTACGCCTGCTCGCGGCCGCCGTCGGCGTGGTCGCCCTCGTCGCCGACTTCGTCTACGTGCTCGGTTTCAGCACCTTCAGCTCGATCAACTACTTCAGCTACTTCACGCAGCAGAGCAACATGGCGAACGTCGTGGTGCTCGCCTTCGCGGGCGTCGTGTCGTTGCGCGGGCGACAGGAGCCCGACTGGTTCGCGGGAGTCCACGCCCTGGTCAGCACCTACGTGATCGTGTCGGGCATCGTGTTCGGCATCATCGTCGCCGAGTCGGCGAGTCACGACTACCGCATCGAGGTGCCCTGGTCGAGCCAGCTGCTGCACTTCGTGATCCCGACGTTCGTGCTCGTGGACTGGGTGTTCGGCCCCGACCGGCCGCGGGTGCGGTGGCGGGTGCTCTCGGTGGTGCTGGTCTTCCCGCTCGTGTGGGGCGTGTTCATGATCGTCCGGGGCGCCGACGTCGGCTGGTACCCGTACTTCTTCCTCGACCCGGCGCAGGTCACCTGGCCGGGCGAGTTCCTGCTGTACAACGGCATCGCCCTGGGCACGATCGTCGGGGTGCTCGTGGGGCTCGTCGCGCTGAGCCACGTGCGGCCGCACGCGCGGGCACGGCAGGGTGGCGGGCCGGCGTCGGCGACGTGCACCGCGTCTCCTGCGGTCGACGGACGAGGAGGCGCGGGTCAGGACGTCGGGTCGGCCGTCGGCTCGTCGGTGGGCGCGGGGGACCCGGCGGCCACGAGGTCGAGGTAG
- a CDS encoding aldo/keto reductase, whose product MTTIPTITLNNGIQIPQLGFGVYQVDPAETKDATLTAFEVGYRHIDTAEMYGNEAGVGEAIAESGIDRSEIFVTSKLNNGFHKRDDALKAFDGTLDALKQDYVDLFLIHWPLPGIDVDYVETWKALEEIYASGRAKSIGVSNFQQPHLERVLDEGSVVPVVNQIEVHPYLTQDALREFGVSKGIHTEAWSPIAQGGVLKDETITEIAERVGKTTAQVTLRWHIQRGDIVFPKSVTRSRVEENFDLFDFELTDADVAAITALNKDERTGPNPDEFNYIPS is encoded by the coding sequence ATGACCACGATCCCCACCATCACCCTGAACAACGGAATCCAGATCCCTCAGCTCGGGTTCGGCGTCTACCAGGTCGACCCGGCCGAGACCAAGGACGCCACCCTCACCGCGTTCGAGGTCGGTTACCGCCACATCGACACCGCCGAGATGTACGGCAACGAGGCGGGCGTCGGCGAGGCGATCGCCGAGAGCGGCATCGACCGCAGCGAGATCTTCGTCACCTCGAAGCTCAACAACGGCTTCCACAAGCGTGACGACGCGCTGAAGGCGTTCGACGGCACGCTCGACGCGCTGAAGCAGGACTACGTCGACCTGTTCCTCATCCACTGGCCGCTGCCCGGCATCGACGTCGACTACGTCGAGACCTGGAAGGCCCTCGAAGAGATCTACGCCAGTGGCCGCGCGAAGTCCATCGGCGTCTCGAACTTCCAGCAGCCCCACCTCGAGCGCGTCCTCGACGAGGGCTCGGTCGTCCCGGTCGTCAACCAGATCGAGGTGCACCCCTACCTGACCCAGGACGCGCTGCGCGAGTTCGGCGTCTCGAAGGGCATCCACACCGAGGCCTGGTCGCCCATCGCCCAGGGCGGCGTCCTCAAGGACGAGACCATCACCGAGATCGCCGAGCGCGTCGGCAAGACGACCGCGCAGGTGACGCTGCGCTGGCACATCCAGCGTGGCGACATCGTCTTCCCGAAGTCGGTCACGCGCTCGCGCGTGGAAGAGAACTTCGATCTCTTCGACTTCGAGCTGACCGACGCCGACGTGGCCGCCATCACCGCCCTGAACAAGGACGAGCGCACCGGTCCGAACCCGGACGAGTTCAACTACATCCCCAGCTGA
- a CDS encoding endonuclease/exonuclease/phosphatase family protein: protein MTEDNGHTMRVVSYNLREHTAKGEIRSLAEDNDADVLCLQEADTKDIPDEFGEFALAASTHNNRLGLAAYYRRSRFELLGTNVYALKKSMHDRVMSPAHERLLAMHLADRQSGRDVLIGSFHAAPLTATNALRKKQVESAHRLMRALAPGVPMLMVGDFNYPWFHGGLRKHIERDGFVLTRSSTPTYLGYKYVKGHFDFATSYDLKIEDVVTLPAGISDHRPILVRARGL, encoded by the coding sequence GTGACAGAAGACAACGGACACACGATGCGCGTCGTCAGCTACAACCTTCGCGAGCACACGGCCAAGGGCGAGATCCGGTCGCTCGCCGAGGACAACGACGCCGACGTGCTCTGCCTGCAAGAGGCCGACACGAAGGACATCCCCGACGAGTTCGGCGAGTTCGCCCTCGCGGCGTCGACGCACAACAACCGTCTCGGGCTGGCGGCCTACTACCGCCGTTCGCGCTTCGAGTTGCTCGGGACGAACGTCTACGCGCTGAAGAAGTCGATGCACGACCGGGTGATGTCGCCGGCGCACGAGCGTCTCCTGGCCATGCACCTGGCCGACCGGCAGAGCGGACGCGACGTGCTGATCGGCTCGTTCCACGCCGCCCCGCTCACCGCCACGAACGCCCTGCGGAAGAAGCAGGTCGAGTCGGCGCACCGCCTCATGCGTGCGTTGGCGCCCGGCGTGCCGATGCTCATGGTGGGCGACTTCAACTACCCGTGGTTCCACGGCGGTCTCCGCAAGCACATCGAGCGCGACGGCTTCGTGCTGACCCGCAGTTCGACCCCGACCTACCTCGGCTACAAGTACGTCAAGGGCCACTTCGACTTCGCGACGAGCTACGACCTCAAGATCGAGGACGTCGTCACCCTGCCGGCCGGCATCAGCGACCACCGTCCGATCCTGGTCCGCGCCCGGGGGCTCTGA